In Colletotrichum destructivum chromosome 8, complete sequence, the following proteins share a genomic window:
- a CDS encoding Short chain dehydrogenase/reductase dpchG yields MSSSEKHSTGLAGKTCLVTGGAGGLGKAVTAAFLDAGANVVICDSNAKRIEATLAELQTRGGNLTAVTADITDRGQVQSLFDDIAGRFGTLDVLVNNAAVMDRFDPVGDVELDLWDKILAVNLTAPLQLSKLAVRSMLSKPEPAGCIINIASGAATAGWLAGTAYTASKHGLVGLTKSTAAFYGPKGIRCNALMIGVIGGTHLNEAFRDGCHEEGRQKLGEIFSGVRPQPCKVDDVAGICLSLASGPGWGTVNGALIAVDNGWTSVVG; encoded by the exons ATGTCTTCCTCGGAGAAACACTCTACCGGCCTAGCTGGAAAGACCTGCCTCGTCACGGGCGGGGCCGGCGGGCTCGGAAAGGCCGTCACAGCCGCGTTCCTCGACGCGGGCGCCAACGTGGTGATTTGCGACAGCAACGCCAAACGCATCGAGGCCACCTTGGCCGAGCTGCAGACAAGGGGCGGCAATCTCACAGCCGTCACGGCCGATATCACCGACCGCGGCCAGGTGCAGAGCTTGttcgacgacatcgccggCAGGTTCGGGACGTTggacgtcctcgtcaacaacgccgccgtcatggaCCGGTTCGACCCGGTGGGAGACGTCGAGCTTGACTTGTGGGACAAGATCTTGGCGGTGAACCTAACGGCTCCGCTCCAGCTGAGCAAACTCGCCGTACGCAGCATGTTATCGAAGCCGGAGCCCGCCGGGTGTATCATCAACATCGCCTCCGGAGCGGCCACGGCCGGCTGGCTTGCAG GCACGGCGTATACAGCAAGCAAACACGGCCTGGTGGGCCTGACCAAGagcaccgccgccttctACGGCCCCAAGGGTATCCGCTGCAACGCGCTGATGATTGGTGTCATCGGCGGCACCCACCTGAACGAGGCCTTCCGCGACGGCTGTCACGAGGAGGGGCGCCAGAAGCTGGGGGAGATCTTTTCCGGGGTCAGGCCGCAACCATgcaaggtcgacgacgtggcgGGGATATGCCTGTCCCTGGCTTCGGGCCCGGGCTGGGGCACGGTGAACGGggccctcatcgccgtggACAACGGCTGGACAAGTGTGGTCGGCTAG
- a CDS encoding Polyprenyl transferase dpchC yields MAATKDRQLFRHLLRLSRFDRYNPLFTTFAGCKCDEQPPCLCNTLGSSLTEPFLFSVWSTLLAGGAKMAEQRSDMSVATVFQQCALCFVASYLFCGAGMVWNDWIDRDIDANVARTKERPLASGKVTTTEAMVWMLLQAALSWGVLEVMLDGKDVAKHFVPVAAASVLYPFGKRSLARTLGIYPQYILAFTIAWPAVIGRAAIYGQYESYAETLRQCLPLCTMVFFWTIYLNTAYSYQDVVDDRKLGVNSFYNIAGKHIHLLLVALVSPILVCLPIYLFELHSLWLWLSWMGVWTASLAQQLVQFDPKQPASGGSIHRSNFILGIWTILACVVQVFLTGSS; encoded by the exons ATGGCCGCCACGAAAGATAGACAGTTGTTTCGCCATCTCCTCAGACTGTCTCGGTTCGATAGATACAACCCCCTCTTCACCACCTTTGCCGGATGTAAGTGTGATGAACAGCCCCCCTGCTTGTGTAATACATTGGGCTCATCGCTGACTGAACCTTTTCTCTTCTCAGTATGGTCCACACTCCTGGCCGGAGGcgccaagatggccgagcaaCGCTCCGACATGTCGGTTGCCACCGTCTTCCAGCAGTGTGCCCTGTGCTTCGTTGCCTCGTACCTGTtctgcggcgccggcatggtCTGGAACGATTGGATCGACCGCGACATCGATGCCAACGTGGCCCGGACAAAGGAGCGACCGCTGGCGTCCGGCAAGGTCACCACGACCGAGGCCATGGTTTggatgctgctgcaggccgcTCTGTCCTGGGGCGTGCTGGAAGTGATGCTCGATGGCAAAGACGT GGCCAAACACTTCGTACCCGTCGCCGCGGCCTCCGTCCTCTATCCCTTTGGCAAGCGGTCACTCGCCCGGACGCTCGGGATCTACCCGCAATACATACTGGCCTTCACCATCGCCTGGCCCGCCGTCATAGGACGCGCCGCCATCTACGGCCAGTACGAGTCCTATGCCGAGACCCTGCGCCAGTGCCTGCCCCTCTGCACTATGGTCTTCTTCTGGACCATCTACCTGAACACGGCCTACAGCTACCAGGACGTGGTGGACGACCGCAAGTTGGGCGTGAACTCCTTCTACAACATCGCCGGGAAGCACATTCACCTCTtgctcgtcgccctcgtcagcCCCATCCTGGTGTGCCTGCCCATCTATCTGTTCGAGCTGCATTCTCTCTGGCTGTGGCTTAGTTGGATGGGGGTCTGGACTGCGTCTCTGGcgcagcagctggtgcagtTCGACCCGAAGCAGCCTGCCAGCGGAGGATCCATTCATAGGAGCAACTTCATCCTGGGCATCTGGACGATTCTTGCCTGCGTCGTCCAGGTTTTTCTCACGGGCAGCTCGTAG
- a CDS encoding Short chain dehydrogenase/reductase dpchH gives MWQDNVSEERQLSVAGTSAGKAVHQAQRRLHVDGQDKDNLRPGPFDHENHSASCMQHLVLFSSPFPSKQRTKNMLSAWAHRLCVRAVDVLFGTFLYVPLGILFLKKSLGGFGDGDWDSSQIPDLHGKVAVVTGGNAGIGYHTVRQLAAKGAKVYLAARSESRAKEAIKRLREENPDIPQENLVWLPLDLSSQAQVVDAARDLMSKTERLDILVNNAGVDPYNYVRTVDGFEMTMAVNHIGHWTLTYCLLPLLKATAAQQASDVRVITLSSSGERNNSANNHFTTLKDLDDPCAGPGWEDSCLAQGKRYGTSKLANILFATELQRRMDEEGAGIISLSLNPGTIRTEGAADVMPFVVRPLVWLLFTDAAKGADTTMFAATAREVRENSEQWKGRYLDGPGRIKVPSPKARDAVAARNLWNITVAAVEGTGALEKL, from the exons ATGTGGCAAGATAACGTCTCCGAGGAGCGCCAACTCAGCGTTGCCGGCACTTCGGCCGGCAAGGCAGTCC ACCAGGCCCAGCGGCGTCTTCATGTGGACGGACAGGACAAGGACAACCTGCGTCCGGGCCCATTCGACCACGAAAACCATTCGGCGAGCTGCATGCAACACTTGGTGCTCTTCTCGTCTCCGTTCCCCAGCAAACAGCGAACCAAAAACATGTTGTCAGCGTGGGCTCACCGGCTCTGCGTCCGAGCCGTCGACGTTCTTTTCGGCACGTTCCTCTACGTACCTCTGGGGATCCTTTTCCTCAAGAAAAGCCTCGGTGGGTTCGGGGACGGCGATTGGGACTCGTCCCAGATACCAGACCTCCATGGCAAGGTTGCCGTGGTGACCGGAGGCAA TGCTGGAATAGGCTACCATACAGTCAGGCAGCTGGCTGCGAAGGGTGCCAAGGTGTATCTGGCAGCCCGATCGGAAAGCCGTGCAAAAGAGGCGATCAAGCGTCTTCGTGAAGAGAACCCCGACATTCCCCAAGAGAACTTGGTCTGGTTGCCACTGGACTTGTCCAGCCAGGCCcaagtcgtcgatgccgcaCGCGACCTCATGTCAAAGACGGAACGATTGGACATACTCG TGAACAATGCTGGGGTTGACCCTTACAATTATGTTAGAACCGTCGATGGGTTCGAAATGACAATGGCAGTGAA CCACATTGGCCACTGGACTCTAACGTACTGCTTGCTGCCATTGCtcaaggcgacggcggcgcaaCAAGCGTCGGACGTTCGGGTCATCACC CTGTCCTCGTCAGGAGAGCGCAACAACTCGGCCAACAACCACTTCACCACTCTCAAAGATCTTGACGACCCTTGCGCCGGGCCTGGCTGGGAGGACTCGTGCCTGGCTCAGGGGAAACGATACGGGACGTCCAAGCTGGCCAACATCCTGTTCGCGACGGAGCTTCAGCGCCGcatggacgaggagggcgccggcatcatctCGCTGTCTCTCAACCCCGGCACCATCCGGACAGAGGGGGCGGCCGACGTCATGCCTTTCGTCGTGCGGCCGTTGGTCTGGCTCCTGTTCACCGACGCCGCGAAGGGCGCCGACACGACCATGTTCGCCGCAACGGCCAGAGAGGTCAGGGAGAACAGCGAACAGTGGAAGGGGCGCTATCTCGACGGGCCGGGCAGGATCAAAGTCCCGTCGCCCAAGGCGCGAGATGCCGTCGCTGCCCGCAACCTGTGGAACATTACAGTCGCGGCTGTGGAGGGGACGGGGGCTTTGGAGAAGCTATAG
- a CDS encoding Geranylgeranyl pyrophosphate synthase dpchD, giving the protein MSPAEIIRPAPKVQLMDSKAHGNNHEEIIRAPLNYLLDLPGKDVRSKLMSAFNQWLRIPEEKLEVIKRIVMLLHNASLLLDDIQDSSTLRRGLPVSHSIFGIAQTINAANYAFFLAQQEIPKLEDPRAFEVFTEELLNLHRGQGMDIYWRDASICPTEEEYFTMVSNKTGGLFRLAVRLMQLASESDRDYVPLVNVMGLIFQVRDDYLNLQSTAYTKNKGFGEDLTEGKFSFPIIHSIRSNPSNIQLSSILKQRTTDVDVKLFAVAYIESTGSFEHCRKTLAELMAQARAIIEGMEGDSSESLSVMNQILTMLGLDGNEVPR; this is encoded by the exons ATGTCCCCCGCAGAGATCATACGTCCAGCGCCCAAGGTCCAACTCATGGACTCCAAGGCCCATGGCAATAACCATGAAGAA ATAATCCGCGCTCCCCTTAACTACCTCCTCGACTTGCCCGGCAAGGATGTCAGGAGCAAGTTGATGTCGGCCTTCAACCAATGGCTCCGTATTCCCGAAGAGAAGCTAGAGGTCATCAAGCGCATTGTAATGCTTCTGCACAACGCATCCCTTCT ACTAGACGACATCCAGGACTCCTCGACCCTCCGTCGTGGCCTGCCCGTATCGCACAGTATTTTTGGCATCGCTCAGACCATTAATGCCGCCAACTATGCCTTCTTCCTGGCGCAGCAGGAGATCCCCAAGCTGGAAGACCCGCGCGCGTTCGAGGTCTTTACCGAAGAGCTGCTCAACCTGCACCGCGGGCAGGGCATGGACATCTACTGGAGGGACGCCTCCATCTGcccgacggaggaggagtatTTCACCATGGTCTCCAACAAGACGGGAGGCCTGTTCAGGCTGGCGGTGAGGCTCATGCAGCTGGCAAGCGAAAGTGACCG AGATTACGTCCCTCTGGTGAATGTCATGGGTCTCATCTTCCAGGTCCGGGACGACTACCTCAACCTGCAGAGCACCGCCTACACCAAGAACAAGGGGTTCGGGGAGGACCTGACAGAGGGCAAGTTCTCGTTCCCCATCATCCACAGCATCCGCTCGAACCCGTCCAACATCCAGCTGTCCAGCATCCTCAAGCAGCGGACgaccgacgtcgacgtgAAGCTGTTCGCGGTCGCTTATATTGAGTCGACCGGCTCGTTTGAGCATTGCCGGAAGACGCTGGCGGAGCTGATGGCCCAAGCGAGGGCAATCATAGAGGGCATGGAGGGGGACTCTTCCGAGAGCTTGAGCGTGATGAACCAGATCTTGACGATGCTTGGGCTGGATGGAAACGAAGTACCTCGCTGA
- a CDS encoding Putative FAD/NAD(P)-binding domain superfamily, producing MTVPTPNIDLKYAEEREKRIRPEGMAQFVELKDELGDLSKDLYVNYEELSRDQPLSNGQDVKLLIIGAGHNGLLAAVRLIQAGGLTAEDIVLVDKAGGHGGTWYYNRYPGLTCDVEGYTYVPLLEETGYKPKHRYCEGQEIREQAERIARTWNLKAQFGTRVQDLSWDDTTARWSVKMTQDLGPSKPGRELSVTSQFVYVAPGVYPVGHIPKLAGFDDFRKHHSAFHTAGWDYAVTGGTQQDPRLTELRDKRVAVVGTGATGVQVVPKIAEWAKHLYVFQRTPSYCWPRKPALTDDKTWSEVVAQGPGWQKARQENYNAAIAGETDVDLVNDSWTAAKGFSVISGSSANGIITMDKIPQHMASLQAVDAPLSEALRKRVEEEVRDKATAEKLKPWYYGWCKRPAFHDTYLSTFNRDNVTLVDTDGKGVEGCTANGVLANGREYEVDVLILATGYTNGGGACSPAARGGMRITGRAGRDLNDKFDEGWESLHGVATNGFPNLFFYTPTGAAGSSNFTFCLDEGARQSAYIITEALRRTTGDPGKVVVEVTEEGEQAWGTEVAKRAAWFAAFGNCTPSYLTAEGDAYKIPPEKMMAKARMASWGEGPNSYARYTEAYRAAGTLDGIKVSA from the coding sequence ATGACTGTCCCCACGCCTAATATCGACCTCAAGTATGCCGAAGAACGCGAGAAGCGTATCCGGCCCGAGGGCATGGCCCAGTTCGTCGAGCTCAAGGACGAACTCGGCGACCTTTCCAAGGACCTCTACGTGAACTACGAGGAACTGAGCCGTGACCAGCCGCTCTCCAACGGCCAGGATGTCAAGCTACTCATCATCGGCGCTGGACACAACGGACTGCTCGCCGCTGTCCGCCTCatccaggccggcgggctGACGGCCGAagacatcgtcctcgtcgacaaagcCGGCGGCCACGGGGGCACGTGGTACTACAACCGCTACCCCGGTCTGACGTGTGACGTCGAGGGCTACACCTACGTGCCCCTCCTGGAGGAGACGGGCTACAAGCCGAAGCATCGCTACTGCGAGGGCCAGGAGATCCGCGAACAGGCTGAGAGGATCGCCCGCACTTGGAACCTCAAGGCGCAGTTCGGCACGCGCGTCCAGGACCTCTCGTGGGACGACACCACGGCGCGGTGGTCTGTCAAGATGACCCAAGACCTGGGCCCCAGCAAGCCCGGCAGGGAGCTGTCCGTGACGAGTCAGTTCGTCTACGTGGCCCCCGGCGTCTATCCCGTTGGCCACATCCCCAAGCTGGCTGGCTTCGACGATTTCCGCAAGCACCACAGCGCCTTTCACACAGCAGGCTGGGACTAcgccgtcaccggcggcacCCAGCAAGACCCCCGGCTCACGGAGCTGAGGGACAAGAGGGTCGCCGTAGTGGGAACCGGCGCCACGGGCGTCCAGGTCGTGCCCAAGATCGCCGAGTGGGCGAAGCACCTGTACGTGTTCCAGCGGACGCCCTCGTACTGCTGGCCGCGGAAGCCGGCGCTcaccgacgacaagacgTGGTCCGAGGTCGTCGCCCAGGGCCCCGGGTGGCAGAAGGCGAGGCAGGAGAACtacaacgccgccatcgcgggcgagacggacgtcgacctcgtcaacgacagctggacggcggccaagggcTTCTCCGTCATCAGCGGCAGCTCGGCCAACGGCATCATCACCATGGACAAGATCCCGCAGCACATGGCCAGcctgcaggccgtcgacgccccGCTCTCCGAGGCGCTGCGAAAacgcgtcgaggaggaggtccgCGACAAGGCAACGGCGGAGAAGCTCAAGCCGTGGTACTACGGCTGGTGCAAGCGGCCGGCCTTCCACGACACGTACCTCTCGACCTTCAACAGGGACAACGTCACGCTCGTCGACACGGACggcaagggcgtcgaggggtGCACCGCCAACGGGGTCCTCGCCAACGGCCGCGAgtacgaggtcgacgtcctGATCCTGGCCACGGGGTACACGAACGGCGGAGGCGCCTGCAGCCCCGCGGCGCGCGGCGGGATGCGCATCACCGGCCGGGCCGGCCGGGACCTCAACGACAAGTTCGACGAGGGCTGGGAGTCGCTGCACGGGGTCGCGACCAACGGGTTCCCGAACCTGTTCTTCTACACGCCCACGGGCGCGGCCGGGTCGTCCAACTTCACCTTCTGCCTCGACGAAGGCGCCAGGCAGTCGGCCTACATCATCACCGAGGCGCTGCGCCGGACGACTGGGGACCCGGGaaaggtcgtcgtcgaggtcaccgaggagggcgagcaggCCTGGGGCACCGAGGTGGCCAAGAGGGCCGCGTGGTTCGCCGCCTTTGGGAACTGCACGCCGTCGTACCtcaccgccgagggcgacgcctACAAGATCCCGCccgagaagatgatggccaaGGCTCGCATGGCCAGCTGGGGCGAGGGCCCGAACAGTTATGCGAGATATACTGAGGCGTATAGGGCTGCTGGAACGCTCGACGGAATAAAGGTTAGCGCTTAG
- a CDS encoding Putative cytochrome P450, which produces MDSIAKSHGLVSKIALLPPLSLWAVTQLTVVGVSLPVLCHFVSVFAVVFYNYFLHPVAHVKGPLLAALSPVSPVVRVAPNELSFATESSLKAVHNPGPSGSLFTKKGTSEEMILRLVFPATNLLTVQDDAAHKTLRTALQPAFTAKALRDQEEITQQHVQATVDALAAAAKTPGTPISLTRELGKMIWGIVGHLSFGQPLSIDQLDNYDHRKDLHAKVASIMEFFQYMASVPVIGSMIVFSVVTYRKLFGSSQHILGKQELDSHIASKRSGKDFLSAILAAKDAAHLTHEELYSNMTLLLMGGYDSSYVTLSAVFYHLLSKPEHYRRLQSTLRSEFASADDITCIAVLQQPLLNACINEALRLVPPINGHGSHRVAAKGTAIEGIWVPAGTLVSADIYTIQRDPKCWAFADEYRPERWLDESNGPGTPFAKDVRTSWRPFALGPRACIGREMALQSIRLAVAKIVFLFDLTLENRDMVWDRDVGSHFLWHDFDVRVKVDNARG; this is translated from the exons ATGGATAGCATCGCCAAGTCCCACGGCCTGGTGTCGAAAATCGCACTTTTACCGCCATTGAGTCTTTGGGCGGTCACACAGCTGACGGTCGTTGGGGTTAGCCTGCCTGTCCTATGCCACT TCGTTTCCGTCTTCGCGGTAGTGTTTTACAACTATTTTCTCCATCCTGTCGCCCACGTAAAGGGGCCCCTTCTCGCAGCATTGTCGCCGGTGA GTCCGGTTGTTCGAGTAGCCCCCAACGAGCTGTCGTTCGCCACCGAATCGTCGTTGAAGGCAGTCCACAACCCTGGGCCAAGCGGCAGCCTCTTCACCAAGAAGGGCACCTCCGAAGAAATGATCCTCCGTCTAGTCTTCCCCGCGACGAACTTGCTCACAGTCCAAGACGATGCCGCCCACAAGACCCTCAGGACTGCACTCCAGCCGGCCTTCACGGCCAAGGCGCTGCGGGACCAGGAGGAAATTACACAGCAACACGTCCAGGCGACTGTGGAtgcgctggcggcggcagcgaagACACCCGGAACCCCGATTAGCCTCACTCGCGAGCTTGGAAAGATGATCTGGGGCATCGTGGGACATCTCAGTTTCGGCCAGCCTCTGTCTATCGACCAGCTCG ATAACTACGACCATCGAAAGGACCTCCATGCCAAAGTCGCGTCCATCATGGAGTTCTTCCAATACATGGCCTCTGTCCCAGTCATCGGATCCATGATCGTCTTCTCTGTCGTCACGTATAGAAAGTTGTTTGGCTCAAGTCAACACATCCTCGGCAAGCAGGAGCTTGACAG CCACATCGCAAGTAAGCGAAGCGGCAAAGACTTTCTCTCTGCGATTCTAGctgccaaggacgccgcccATCTGACTCATGAAGAGCTCTACAGCAACATGACCCTGCTTCT AATGGGAGGCTACGACAGCAGTTACGTGACACTGTCGGCAGTCTTCTACCACCTCCTCTCGAAGCCCGAGCActaccgccgcctccagTCCACCCTGCGCAGTGAGTTTGCGTCCGCCGACGACATAACCTGCATCGCCGTCCTTCAGCAGCCCTTGCTCAACGCCTGCATCAACGAGGCCCTGCGCCTCGTGCCGCCCATCAACGGCCACGGCAGCCACCGCGTCGCGGCCAAGGGCACCGCCATCGAGGGCATCTGGGTCCCGGCCGGCACCCTGGTGAGTGCCGACATCTACACCATCCAGCGCGACCCCAAGTGCTGGGCCTTCGCGGACGAGTACCGCCCCGAGCGCTGGCTCGACGAGTCCAACGGCCCCGGAACGCCGTTCGCCAAGGACGTCCGCACCAGCTGGCGGCCGTTCGCCCTGGGCCCTCGCGCTTGCATCGGCCGCGAGATGGCGCTGCAGTCGATCCGGCTAGCCGTCGCCAAGATTGTGTTCCTGTTCGACTTGACCTTGGAGAATCGCGACATGGTCTGGGACAGGGATGTCGGCAGTCATTTCCTGTGGCACGACTTTGACGTTCGTGTCAAAGTAGACAATGCGCGCGGGTAA